The following proteins are co-located in the Escherichia fergusonii ATCC 35469 genome:
- a CDS encoding EutN/CcmL family microcompartment protein, whose protein sequence is MILAKVTGHVVATQKCDELRGSNLLLITQLDDNQQLMKDRSWVAVDSVGAGVHDVVLAEEYFALNKDRYKAMSVVAIVEKVFRDA, encoded by the coding sequence ATGATTCTCGCAAAGGTAACCGGACATGTCGTCGCCACGCAAAAGTGCGATGAGCTGCGCGGCAGCAACCTGTTGTTGATCACCCAACTGGATGATAACCAACAGCTGATGAAGGACCGCTCCTGGGTCGCTGTCGATAGCGTCGGTGCAGGCGTTCATGACGTTGTGCTGGCGGAGGAGTACTTCGCACTCAATAAAGATCGTTACAAAGCGATGTCAGTGGTCGCCATTGTCGAGAAGGTTTTTCGGGACGCTTAA
- a CDS encoding FidL-like protein, producing MRIAPRTFFAISALTFIVASGFSFWRLSPAENTGIMSCSTKGIMRFENMEKENVNGNIHFNFGSQGKGSMVVEGYTDSAAGWLYLQRYVKFTYTSKRVSATERHYRISQWESSASSIDESPDVIFDYFMREMSDSHDGLFLNAQKLNDKAILLSSINSPLWICTLKSGSKLD from the coding sequence ATGAGAATTGCACCGCGCACCTTCTTTGCTATTTCCGCCCTGACGTTTATCGTCGCCTCCGGGTTTAGTTTCTGGCGGTTGTCCCCTGCTGAAAATACAGGGATTATGAGTTGTTCAACAAAAGGCATCATGCGTTTTGAGAATATGGAAAAGGAGAACGTTAACGGTAATATTCACTTTAACTTTGGCAGCCAGGGTAAAGGTTCTATGGTGGTCGAAGGCTACACGGACTCTGCCGCTGGCTGGCTGTACCTGCAACGCTATGTCAAATTTACCTATACCAGTAAACGTGTTTCCGCCACGGAACGCCATTACCGCATCAGCCAGTGGGAATCCAGCGCCTCATCGATAGATGAATCACCAGATGTGATTTTTGACTACTTTATGCGTGAAATGTCTGACAGCCATGACGGGCTGTTCCTCAACGCCCAGAAGCTGAACGATAAAGCGATTTTGCTCAGTTCTATTAATTCACCGCTTTGGATCTGTACCCTTAAATCTGGCAGCAAATTAGACTAG
- a CDS encoding 1-propanol dehydrogenase PduQ, with protein MSEFLLKPRICFGQDALSVLDELTACHVLLVTDQAMVKFGLAERVTQRLCARGIDWQVWDDVVADPDIATVVRGMKLMDSCYPDLVIALGGGSVIDAAKAVIFALAQTRPEAGRERPCFVAIPTTSGTGSEVTSFSVVKAHAEKLVLVDSSLLPDIAILDPSLVASVPPAITADTGMDVLCHALEAYVSLAASDFSDALAEKVVQQVFSYLPGCWRNGQDLQAREKMHNASCMAGMAFTNASLGITHSLAHALGGVFRVPHGRANALLMAHVVAWNADYHGQCDTLAARKYARLAHLLDLPASTPREGVTSLLVAIQTLKDEMNMPRGINDTGVNAADFDQRLAEMVAQALRDSCTPTNPREPDARALTELYRQAWSGNIAQCH; from the coding sequence ATGAGTGAATTTTTGCTGAAACCCCGGATCTGCTTCGGTCAGGACGCGCTGTCAGTCCTGGACGAGCTAACCGCCTGTCATGTTTTGCTGGTTACCGATCAGGCGATGGTCAAATTCGGTCTTGCTGAACGTGTCACGCAGCGTCTCTGTGCGCGCGGCATTGACTGGCAGGTGTGGGATGACGTTGTCGCCGATCCGGATATCGCTACCGTGGTCCGAGGGATGAAGTTGATGGACAGCTGCTACCCGGATCTGGTTATCGCACTCGGCGGTGGTTCGGTCATTGACGCAGCCAAAGCGGTTATTTTCGCCCTGGCGCAAACCCGTCCGGAAGCAGGACGTGAACGCCCCTGCTTTGTGGCTATTCCAACCACCAGCGGTACGGGCTCAGAAGTGACCAGTTTCTCGGTGGTGAAAGCCCATGCCGAAAAACTGGTGCTGGTTGACTCGTCGCTGCTACCGGATATCGCCATTCTTGATCCGTCACTGGTGGCATCCGTGCCACCTGCTATCACCGCTGACACCGGAATGGATGTGTTGTGCCACGCTCTGGAGGCTTATGTCTCCCTTGCCGCCAGCGACTTTTCCGATGCACTTGCTGAAAAAGTGGTGCAACAGGTGTTCAGCTACCTGCCGGGCTGCTGGCGTAACGGCCAGGATTTGCAGGCTCGGGAGAAAATGCACAACGCCTCATGTATGGCAGGAATGGCGTTTACCAATGCCTCTCTTGGCATCACCCATAGCCTGGCTCATGCCCTTGGTGGTGTTTTCCGTGTCCCTCATGGGCGCGCAAATGCCCTGCTAATGGCACACGTTGTGGCATGGAATGCTGACTACCACGGTCAATGCGACACCCTTGCTGCGCGGAAATATGCACGTCTGGCACATCTGTTGGATCTGCCTGCCAGCACGCCTCGTGAAGGAGTAACAAGCCTGCTGGTCGCAATCCAAACGCTGAAAGATGAAATGAATATGCCCAGGGGGATTAACGACACCGGCGTGAATGCCGCTGATTTCGATCAGCGCCTGGCGGAGATGGTTGCCCAGGCACTGCGTGACAGTTGCACCCCAACCAACCCGCGCGAACCGGATGCCCGCGCCCTGACTGAACTTTATCGCCAGGCCTGGAGCGGCAATATCGCTCAATGCCACTGA
- a CDS encoding BMC domain-containing protein encodes MGDALGLIETKGLVACIEAADAMCKAANVELIGYENVGSGLVTAMVKGDVGAVKAAVDSGVESAQRIGEVVTSLVIARPHNDINKIVSHYKITD; translated from the coding sequence ATGGGTGATGCATTAGGTCTGATTGAAACCAAAGGTTTGGTGGCTTGTATTGAAGCAGCTGACGCGATGTGTAAGGCCGCCAACGTTGAGTTGATTGGCTATGAAAACGTCGGTTCTGGTCTGGTCACCGCAATGGTGAAAGGTGATGTCGGCGCAGTAAAAGCGGCGGTGGATTCCGGTGTTGAGTCCGCACAGCGCATTGGCGAGGTGGTGACATCGTTGGTTATCGCGCGTCCACACAATGACATCAACAAGATTGTCTCGCACTACAAAATTACCGATTAA
- a CDS encoding acetaldehyde dehydrogenase (acetylating), translated as MIELDTDLRSRQNARVLVRNAKKAQAIMATFSQQQIDAIVKNVAQEAAHHAEALAKMAAEETGFGNWQDKVLKNRFASLRVYDAIKDMKTVGIIHDDQQQKVMDVGVPLGVICALVPSTNPTSTIFYKTLIALKAGNAIIFSPHPGARQCSWKAIEVVKRAAEAAGAPAGIVDGVTELTLEATHELMHSKDVSLILATGGEGMVRAAYASGTPTISGGPGNGPAFIERSADIHHAVKDIITSKTFDNGVICASEQSIIVERCIYNEVHRELEAQGAYFMNEDEAAKMAALLLRPNGTINPKVVGKTALYLSQMAGFCVPASTRVLIAEQTTVSHKNPYSREKLCPVLGLYIEEDWKAACHRVVELLTNEGLGHTLVIHTRNQDVIRQFCLEKPVNRILINTPAALGGIGATTNITPALTLGCGAVGGGSSSDNVGPMNLLNIRKVGYGVRSIDELRSPGSRAEPQPAIAAPVADPHRSILDDARFTSPAPATTSADDRFTVATTDPEGEINEQNVERVIRQVLERLGK; from the coding sequence ATGATTGAACTGGATACCGATTTGCGCTCCCGTCAGAACGCGCGGGTGCTGGTGCGTAACGCCAAAAAAGCGCAAGCGATTATGGCCACTTTTTCGCAGCAGCAAATCGACGCCATCGTGAAAAACGTGGCCCAGGAAGCAGCACACCACGCTGAAGCACTGGCAAAAATGGCCGCAGAAGAAACTGGCTTCGGCAACTGGCAGGATAAAGTCCTGAAAAACCGTTTCGCCTCGCTGCGTGTTTACGATGCCATCAAAGATATGAAGACCGTCGGCATCATTCATGACGATCAACAGCAAAAAGTGATGGACGTGGGCGTGCCGCTGGGTGTGATTTGCGCCCTGGTGCCGTCAACCAACCCGACTTCGACCATCTTCTACAAAACGCTGATCGCCCTGAAAGCCGGTAATGCGATTATTTTCTCTCCGCATCCCGGCGCACGTCAGTGTAGCTGGAAGGCGATAGAAGTCGTTAAGCGTGCCGCAGAAGCTGCTGGTGCACCTGCGGGTATTGTCGATGGTGTAACCGAGCTCACGCTGGAAGCAACCCACGAACTGATGCATAGCAAAGATGTTTCGCTGATTCTGGCTACCGGTGGTGAAGGAATGGTACGAGCAGCATATGCTTCTGGCACACCGACCATCAGCGGTGGTCCTGGTAACGGTCCGGCATTTATTGAACGCAGTGCGGATATCCACCATGCGGTGAAAGATATCATCACCAGCAAAACCTTCGATAATGGTGTGATCTGCGCTTCTGAACAGTCGATTATTGTTGAACGCTGCATTTACAACGAAGTACACCGCGAGCTGGAAGCTCAGGGTGCTTACTTTATGAACGAAGATGAAGCGGCAAAAATGGCAGCTCTGCTGCTGCGCCCGAACGGCACGATTAACCCGAAAGTGGTGGGAAAAACCGCACTGTATTTAAGCCAGATGGCCGGTTTTTGTGTGCCCGCCAGTACCAGAGTACTGATTGCCGAACAAACTACCGTTTCTCACAAAAATCCCTACTCACGTGAAAAGCTGTGCCCGGTTCTTGGTCTGTATATCGAAGAGGACTGGAAAGCTGCCTGCCACCGCGTGGTGGAGTTGCTGACTAACGAAGGTCTGGGCCACACACTGGTGATCCATACCCGCAACCAGGATGTGATCCGTCAATTCTGCCTTGAAAAACCGGTTAACCGCATTCTGATCAATACCCCTGCGGCGCTTGGCGGTATTGGCGCTACCACTAACATTACCCCCGCCCTGACGCTTGGATGCGGTGCGGTAGGTGGTGGTTCCTCTTCCGATAACGTCGGGCCAATGAATCTGCTCAACATTCGTAAAGTGGGCTATGGCGTGCGTTCCATCGATGAGTTGCGTTCTCCGGGTAGCCGTGCAGAACCGCAGCCAGCCATCGCCGCGCCGGTAGCGGATCCGCATCGCAGCATTCTTGACGATGCCCGCTTCACCTCCCCTGCCCCGGCAACCACATCTGCTGATGATCGTTTTACTGTGGCAACGACTGATCCCGAAGGCGAGATCAACGAGCAGAACGTTGAGCGAGTCATCCGCCAGGTGCTTGAGCGCTTAGGCAAGTAA
- a CDS encoding winged helix-turn-helix domain-containing protein, which produces MRYNINARFIYDATDGTLTLPQSTEPDCQLSVTSSALLNFFLHHTDIVSREEVLKKVWDDNGLTSSNSNLNQYLSMLRKTFRHYGIDNIIITVARGYLQLNPDVSIEPLDEAPAPPAIIEPFLIPDVDAPTSSEDTESAPSTLTPVTHSHDAYWYFAGACLLTISILLVAFNLFGISEARPIALTQLSHSQCELLASDEMRRSVSVKAYEKNYDEVRKRLNIACKPGERFLFFYGDRLETNGLGRVFLAHCAMHEDNPFSYCDNYFYYSWKP; this is translated from the coding sequence ATGCGCTATAACATCAATGCCCGTTTCATTTATGACGCTACGGATGGCACGCTTACGCTACCGCAAAGCACGGAGCCAGACTGCCAACTCTCGGTAACGTCCAGCGCCCTGCTCAACTTTTTTTTGCATCATACCGATATCGTTAGTCGCGAAGAGGTACTGAAAAAAGTTTGGGATGACAACGGATTAACTTCTTCTAACAGCAATCTGAATCAGTATCTCAGTATGCTGCGCAAGACGTTCCGTCACTATGGTATTGATAATATTATCATTACCGTTGCACGCGGCTATCTGCAGCTAAACCCGGATGTCTCCATCGAACCACTGGATGAAGCCCCTGCGCCACCTGCAATTATAGAGCCATTCCTAATCCCTGATGTTGACGCACCAACATCCAGTGAGGATACCGAGTCTGCGCCATCAACATTAACGCCTGTCACCCATAGTCACGACGCTTACTGGTATTTTGCAGGTGCCTGTTTGTTAACCATTTCGATTTTGTTGGTAGCCTTCAATTTGTTCGGTATCAGCGAGGCGCGCCCCATCGCGTTGACGCAACTTTCTCATAGCCAGTGCGAATTACTGGCAAGCGACGAAATGCGCCGTTCAGTAAGCGTGAAGGCGTATGAGAAAAATTATGACGAAGTCCGTAAGCGTCTGAATATCGCCTGCAAACCAGGTGAGCGTTTTCTTTTTTTCTACGGTGACAGGCTGGAAACCAACGGCCTTGGGCGAGTGTTCCTCGCGCACTGCGCTATGCATGAAGATAACCCGTTTAGTTATTGCGATAACTACTTTTATTACTCCTGGAAACCGTAA
- a CDS encoding EmmdR/YeeO family multidrug/toxin efflux MATE transporter, whose translation MNITSAVRHAVTRTTWYAKRKSYKVLFWREITPLAVPIFLENGCVLLMGVLSTFLVSWLGKDAMAGVGLADSFNMVIMAFFAAIDLGTTVVVAFSLGKRNRRRARTATRQSLVIMTLFAILLAAVIHYFGEQIINIVAGEATEHVKALALIYLELTVLSYPAAAIALIGSGALRGAGNTKIPLLINGGMNILNIIISSILIYGIFSWQGLGFEGAGLGLTISRYIGAVAIIWVLMIGFNPALRITLKSYFRPLNFSVIWEVMGIGIPASVESVLFTSGRLLTQMFVAGMGTSVIAGNFIAFSIAALINLPGNALASASTIITGRRLGNGQIAQAAIQLRHVFWLSTIGLTAIAWLSAPFASLMASFYTHDPEVIHVVVVLVWLNAAFMPIWTAAWVVPAGFKGARDARYAMWVSMLGMWGCRVVVGYTLGIVLGWGVVGVWMGMFSDWAVRAILFYRRMKTGKWLWKYPRTHLEKVEK comes from the coding sequence TTGAATATCACTTCTGCTGTACGCCATGCCGTAACCCGCACGACCTGGTACGCCAAACGTAAGAGTTATAAAGTTCTCTTCTGGCGTGAAATTACACCGCTTGCTGTGCCCATCTTTCTGGAAAACGGTTGTGTGCTGTTAATGGGGGTATTGAGCACGTTCCTGGTGAGCTGGCTGGGTAAGGATGCAATGGCGGGAGTGGGCCTTGCAGACAGCTTTAACATGGTGATTATGGCTTTTTTTGCTGCTATTGACCTGGGTACGACGGTGGTAGTGGCATTTAGCCTCGGGAAACGTAACCGACGACGCGCCAGAACGGCAACGAGGCAGTCGCTGGTCATTATGACGTTATTTGCCATATTGTTGGCGGCGGTGATTCATTACTTTGGTGAGCAGATCATCAATATTGTTGCCGGAGAGGCTACAGAACACGTCAAAGCGCTGGCGTTGATCTATCTGGAGTTGACGGTACTGAGTTATCCGGCGGCAGCCATAGCGCTAATTGGTAGTGGTGCGTTGCGAGGGGCCGGTAACACGAAAATTCCGCTGCTCATTAACGGTGGCATGAATATTCTCAATATCATCATTAGCAGCATACTTATTTATGGCATTTTTTCATGGCAAGGCCTTGGTTTTGAAGGGGCGGGCCTGGGGCTGACAATCTCCCGCTATATTGGAGCTGTTGCCATTATATGGGTGTTGATGATCGGTTTTAATCCGGCGCTGCGTATCACCTTGAAAAGCTATTTCAGGCCACTGAATTTTTCTGTTATTTGGGAAGTGATGGGAATAGGTATCCCGGCGAGTGTCGAATCAGTTCTCTTTACCAGTGGACGTCTGTTAACACAAATGTTTGTTGCCGGGATGGGAACCAGTGTTATTGCCGGTAATTTTATCGCCTTTTCAATTGCTGCACTTATCAACCTTCCTGGTAATGCGTTGGCCTCGGCCTCAACAATTATTACCGGACGGCGATTAGGTAACGGTCAAATTGCTCAGGCTGCAATTCAGCTGCGTCATGTGTTCTGGTTATCAACCATTGGTCTGACCGCAATAGCCTGGCTGAGCGCACCATTTGCCAGTCTGATGGCTTCCTTTTATACCCACGATCCTGAAGTTATTCATGTGGTGGTGGTCCTCGTTTGGCTCAATGCGGCGTTTATGCCAATCTGGACAGCGGCCTGGGTTGTGCCTGCCGGGTTTAAAGGCGCACGGGATGCACGCTATGCAATGTGGGTATCAATGTTAGGGATGTGGGGATGCCGGGTCGTGGTGGGCTATACGCTGGGTATTGTTCTTGGCTGGGGCGTTGTGGGTGTCTGGATGGGAATGTTCTCAGACTGGGCAGTCCGGGCAATTCTCTTTTATCGTCGGATGAAAACCGGTAAATGGTTATGGAAATATCCCAGGACACACCTTGAAAAGGTGGAAAAATAA
- a CDS encoding BMC domain-containing protein produces the protein MGDALGLIETKGLVACIAAADAMCKSANVELIGYENIGSGLVTVMVKGDVGAVKASVDSGLESAQHIGEVVTSLVIARPHNDINKIVIKHKA, from the coding sequence ATGGGTGATGCATTAGGGCTTATCGAAACCAAAGGCCTGGTGGCCTGTATTGCCGCAGCGGATGCGATGTGTAAATCCGCCAACGTTGAACTGATTGGCTATGAAAACATCGGCTCTGGTCTGGTGACCGTGATGGTGAAAGGCGACGTTGGCGCAGTGAAAGCATCTGTCGATTCTGGACTTGAGTCCGCACAGCACATCGGGGAAGTGGTGACGTCGCTGGTTATCGCGCGTCCTCACAACGACATCAACAAAATCGTTATTAAACATAAGGCTTAA
- a CDS encoding TetR/AcrR family transcriptional regulator codes for MLLPMNTETQHRKKDPIRLYQQLLESAAMIAGRDGIAALSLNAVAREAGVSKGGLLHHFPNKQALIYALFARLLAIMEEAIAALMQKDNISYGRFTRAYVNYLSALTDTQESRQLMVLSLAMPDEPVLRKCWRDWMLGHLANGDELDNSPTGTLVRYTADGIWLSELTEGITMSPEHRQALVDSLNKMTLPA; via the coding sequence ATGCTTCTGCCTATGAATACAGAAACCCAACATCGTAAAAAAGATCCCATCCGTCTGTATCAGCAGTTGCTGGAGTCTGCAGCTATGATTGCTGGTCGTGACGGTATCGCTGCCCTCTCGCTGAATGCGGTTGCCCGCGAAGCTGGCGTGAGTAAAGGTGGATTACTGCATCACTTTCCGAACAAGCAGGCGCTGATCTACGCCTTATTTGCCCGGTTGTTGGCAATAATGGAAGAGGCCATCGCTGCCCTGATGCAAAAAGACAATATCAGCTATGGCCGTTTTACTCGCGCATATGTGAACTATCTTTCTGCACTGACTGACACACAAGAAAGCCGTCAATTGATGGTGCTTTCGCTGGCAATGCCCGATGAACCGGTGCTGCGAAAATGCTGGCGAGACTGGATGCTTGGTCATTTAGCGAATGGCGATGAACTGGATAATAGCCCAACCGGAACGCTGGTGCGCTATACCGCGGATGGCATCTGGTTGTCTGAGTTAACGGAAGGGATCACCATGAGCCCCGAACATCGTCAGGCACTGGTTGATTCACTGAATAAGATGACGCTTCCCGCGTGA
- a CDS encoding DUF5951 family protein, with translation MRINSPPFYRLNYRGIVVEAHLSGEKSFVKPHFQLLCLIALSLNNLLHFQTILTGNNFAGLSILPHHLKCGFTFFFKVCFEYHFCCTPCRNPHDLVRQT, from the coding sequence ATACGGATTAACAGTCCGCCGTTCTACCGACTGAACTACAGAGGAATCGTTGTTGAGGCACATCTTAGCGGCGAAAAATCTTTTGTCAAACCCCATTTTCAACTCTTGTGTTTAATTGCTTTATCTCTCAACAATTTGTTGCATTTCCAGACAATTTTAACGGGAAATAATTTTGCAGGATTGTCGATTCTCCCTCATCATTTGAAATGCGGTTTCACATTTTTCTTTAAGGTCTGCTTTGAATATCACTTCTGCTGTACGCCATGCCGTAACCCGCACGACCTGGTACGCCAAACGTAA
- a CDS encoding BMC domain-containing protein, producing the protein MREALGLIETKGLVACIEAADAMCKAANVELIGYENVGSGLVTAMVKGDVGAVNAAVDSGVEAARRIGEVVTSRVIARPHNDIEKIASQHKA; encoded by the coding sequence ATGAGAGAAGCGCTTGGTCTGATCGAAACCAAAGGTCTGGTGGCCTGTATTGAGGCGGCAGACGCGATGTGTAAGGCCGCCAACGTTGAGTTGATTGGCTATGAAAACGTCGGCTCTGGCCTGGTCACCGCGATGGTGAAAGGCGACGTTGGCGCAGTGAATGCCGCGGTGGATTCCGGTGTTGAAGCAGCAAGACGTATCGGTGAAGTGGTGACCTCCCGTGTCATCGCCCGTCCACATAACGACATCGAAAAAATCGCGTCGCAGCATAAAGCATGA